The Solea senegalensis isolate Sse05_10M linkage group LG11, IFAPA_SoseM_1, whole genome shotgun sequence genomic interval GcatcaccatggtaaccagCAAAGACTGTGAAGCAGGTtgaaaataatgatgtaattGAAACAGGTTGTTAAAGGAAAATGTGGAGTGAAAATAAAGCTGAGTCTTTAAACTCTCTGGCGACCTCTCTGTCAGCTCTGGCAGGGATTTCCCATCATGCTctgaggggtcagaggtcagcaggtGTACAAGGGTGATGGATGCTGTGGCCTTCAACACTTACACAGAGTtcttcacccacacacacgccatCTGTCACTTCCTGCAGTCTGAGACCTGGCAGAACCGCGCTGAGACCACCATGTACCGGTAAACTACACCTGTTAACTAAACCTATCACAGGTTAACTACACCTGTCacaggtgtgtggtgtgtttatgTCAACAGGTTGACAGAAAGTTCAGCAGGTGTTGCTGAGCAGCTTCAGTCCACCAGGCAGATGGCTGAAGAGCTTATTGAGGCCCAGAGTGCTGCCTTACAGGCACAACAGGAGATCCTGACCAATGGAGAAGAGCTGAGACTCACACTGAGAGACTCTACTGAGGGTAAACTACCATACCAACGACCTGAGAGACTCTACTGAGGGTAAACTACCATACCAACGACCTGAGAGACTTGACTGAGGCTAAACTACCGCACCAACGACCTGAGAGACTCTACTGAGGGTAAACTAACCactgactgtctctctctcaggtctGCGTACAGTCTTCTCTGAGCTCAGCTCTTCCTCCAGAGAGCAGCAGGTGGTGCTGTCTGAGCTCTTTAACAGAGTTTCTTTCCTGCACAGTTTCCTGTTGATGGAGTCTCACAGTGTTAGCTCCTGCTGCTACAACGCTGCTGCTCTCTGCGCCGCCTTCCTGCTCACTGCCACACAGCGCTCATCCAGAGCCAGGTAACCACACCCCCTACTCTCCAGTTCCAGGTAACGCCACTCCCTACATTTCAGCGCAGGTAACACCGCCCCATTGTCACCCGTGACATGTAGCCCCACCCCCAGATATAGGCAACCCCGCCCTCAAACCAGTTCGTGTGGAGCTGTCAATCATTATCTGTTCATTAtttgtctctctccctttctgtgtgtgtgtgtgtgtgtctctccctctgtgtgtgtctctctctctctctctctctctctctgtctctgtgtgtgtgtgtgtgtgtgtgtgtgtgtgtgtgtaggttgctcctcttgtgtgtgtttaaattttTACCTGGAGTTAAAgattcatcagttcatcacaTCTGATCAACCTGAGCATCGTGACATGGTGAGTGACATCACAAtgacatcactctctctctctctctgtgctctgtggctcctgatctctctctctcctccctccctcccaggAGCGGCTCAGTGTGTACGTTAGCGTGTTGCGGCGCGTCATGGCGTGTTTGGGCGTGTGTGTCCTGGTCTTGGCGTGTCTTCGTTACAGAGACCCGCTGCAGCACAGTCTGCAGATGCTGCAGCAACAGCTCACGCAGACGCAGCACGGCCTGCAGGAGGCGCTGCAGCGAGCAGGTCAGTCACACCACTGCCTCTGCTGGAGCAGAGGGGGACTGCAGCTGAGACTGTCCGTCTGTCCTTCTGCAGAGCGTCTCACTGACACTTGGAGGACAGTGAAGGGCGCTGAGGATAGTGACACTTCTGTCCTCGCTACAACGCGACGTGTCCACCAGGGGTCAGAGCGACGAAGAGcggaggagctgaggaggagacaggaggaggagtcagtgatgtcactgatcACAGACAGCACACACCTGTCTCAGCTGTCTCAGTCTGGTCAGttcatgtgatgatgtcactgatgtcacatgaccacatacGTGTCAcatggcgtgtgtgtgcgtgtgtactgCAGGTTTACAGATGTCTGACTCCGCCCTGTTGCCACTCACAGCCCATGATGCCTCAGTGAGTCCAGGCCGGCACCACCACAGGCCCCGCCCTTCTCCTCTGGTGTACAGCGTCCTGGTGGAGGACAAACGGGTAGATGACATCATTGATCCTCATCATGTGATTGGTCCACACATGTTGTGATGTCAttaggtgtgtatgtgtgacctctgacctctgctgtgtttcctgACCACAGCCTCGCTACAGTCTGAGGAGTCGACGCTCGGAGACGCACTGACGCAGCCACGCcctggaggcggagtcacagtGTTTCACGCAGTGTTTTTAATATCaataaagtttgtgttttaaacaaacaacatcatcatGTGACGTTatgtctgacctttgacctcacacatgtaaacataatatCGTCAGGACGAGAATTTTAACGTCAGGATGAGTCCAACATTAGGACAAATCCAACTTCAAGGGGACAAGTTTAATGCTGGGACTTGTCCAATGTCAGGACAAAACTCTGGGATTAGTCTACTGTTGGGTCTAATGTCCACTGTGAGGAGTCCAGTGTCAGGATGAATCTAAAGTTTCATGTGAGGACAAACATAAGTTTGACAGAAGGACGAGTCTCACATGAGGacaaattaaaatcactgaaaacTTTCTTcgcttttatttttgcttcagcATTTATCccccaaaaaacagaaaaaatgcGGAATGAGaagtgagagggggaggagggacgCTAGACTGGGATCAGATGTCTGGACTCTGGAGGAGGAGTCAAGGTCTCAGACTGAGCTCAGATTCACACAAAAGACTAGGACTGCTGAGACGGAGACAAccgtctctctgcctctctctgtgtctttgtggacagGATGGGGGGATGACGGAGGACGGGTCCTCAAACATTGTCCCCCTAGTGCAGCATtagcaggaggaggacgactCGGGAGGTGAAGCTGAGTCATCGCTTCTGTGTCTGTCCCAGGATCAGAGTgaagacagacggacggacagacatgGACAGAAGACGAGTGAAGTTTGAACGGGTAAAGgacagaaagaggagaagatgtgggagagagagagggagggtgatCGAGCTCCACATGGCTGCAGCTGATGTCGACAGGAAGTCCTGGACTTTCAGAATAAGAGCTTCACcggaacaaaacaaacactgacctctgacctgggTCCAGATGTCCACATGCAGCTGAACTTACATCCTTCTCCTCTCGCTTTAGCGCCACCAGGTTCTCAAAGCACCTGAGCGCCTCCTGCAGGACAggtgagtctcacacacacacaaaccagtttAGACTCAAGTTCAGATCCAAATTTAGACCCGGGTTAAGACACAAGTTTAGATCCTAATGGGTCTAAACCTGGTCAAAAACCACATGCTAATTTCTTATTCAGCTTAATTTTTTTTGATAATGACgtgaaaattaattaatttgttacCCAACGCTAACACTGTTAgcatggatgtttttttatttcatcttttgaaatgaaataaaaaaactagAAACAGTAACGAGTAACAAGAGCGTCTGCTGCAGCGGGTCTCTGTAACCAAGACACGCCCACACGAGGACGCCCACGCCCACACACACCGTGATGCGCCACAACACGCTAACATACATGCTGAGCCgctcctgagagagagagagacaagagcaAGACCAGAAACCAGATCAGGCCAATTACACCAGATCTGCAAGACCAGACCAGATCTGACCAGCAAAACCAACCAGAGAGACTATATCAGACCACAGAAACCACATAAACAAGAccagaacaaagaaaccagaccaAGACCAGatcaaataatcaaacaaaCCAGAAGACCagatcaaagaaaccagaacaagACCAAATCAAGGGATCAAAGAAACCAAAGACCAGATCAAAGAATCAAATAAACCAGAAGCAAGACCAGACCAAGACCAGATCAAATAatcaaagaaactagaccaAGACCAGATCAAATAATCAAACTAGACCAAGACTAGATTAAATAatcaaagaaactagaccaAGACCAGAGTAAATTATTAATGAAACCAGAAGCAATACCagatcaaagaaaccagaccAGATCTAAGAAACAATGAAACCAGACCAACAAGACCagatcaaagaaaccagaccAAAGAAACCGACCAAGACCAGATCAAAGCAACCAGACCAGATCAAAGaatcaaagaaaccagaacagcTAGACTAGATCAGAGAGATGAGGCTAACAAGATCACACCAAATAAACCAGATCTGACCAGCAAAACCAACCAGAGACCACATCGGACCTCAGAAATCAGACCAACAAGAGTAGATCAGAACAAATAGACCAGATCTGCAAGACCAGGCCAGAGACAAGTCCAAACTAGACCCAGATATGACCACAGAAACCAGAGCAGcaagaccagaccagaccagatcTGTAAAGTATATCATTTAATATGTAACCTTGTGACCACATTCACACATCTACTCTCTCCactgcgctctctctctctcaaaaccgttgtcatggaaaccaacatggaggagagagagagagttaaagCGCTGATAGaccatatctctctctctctctctctcccccctctccccctcgcTCTGCCCCCGCCCGCCGCTCACACACCGGGCAGCCCACTGAACCAAACCGAGCGGATCTAACCTACTTATCTGCGGTGAAGCGGCATCTGCGGCTCTgcggtgactgtgtgtgtgtgtgtaagagagagagacggtgggTCCGGTCCGGTCCGTGTGCCGcggtgtgtgtgtcggtgtcggtgtcggtgtgtgtgtgtgtgtgtgtgtgtgtgtgtgtttccagcgGTGCACCGGGAGAGAgagccgctctctctctcaccaacATTTGTCTTTAATGACCGGATTTGTGTTTTGCTGCGCGATGTACATGGACAGAAgcagaggtgagacacacacacatacatacacagaggtgagacacacacatacatacagaggtgagacacacagatgcacacacacatacagatgtgagacacacagatgcacacacagatgcatacatacagaggtgagacacacagatgcatacatacagaggtgagacacacatacatacagaggtgagacacacatgcacacacattcacacagaggtgagacacacatatgcacacacattcacacagaggtgagacacacttatatacacacacgtctgcacacagatacacacagacacacgtctgcacacacactgacagggaCGGGGGTTGGGAATGACATGACAAACGCGCGCTCCCATACGGTCTGtcatgcacgcgcacacactgaCCGACATCTCGCCGCAGTGAATGTAGGGTAATATGAGTGCATGAGACTGCGTCTGCCGCTGAGGTCACGTGACACATCTGTGCTTAACATCTGGCTGGTAGTTATTGATCCGTCTGATCGATACACACTCGATcatcgtgtgtgcgtgtgcatgtgtgtgcgtgagacaCGGAGGCTCGTGTCAGAAATCCTCTGTCTGCAGCGTCGGACAcgccccctacacacacacataccctcaCTGTCCTGGTCCCCAGTAGAACCTGGACTCTTCATCATCTTTAGAACCTGAttcatcctctgctgctgcagctgtgtgtgtgtgtgtgtgttgggccaCACagacagcgccccctgctgctgagaaccaggcTGACGCTGATAACGTGTCTGCAGCAGAGACTCCAGCAGAAACTGATTTTATCCATTGAACAAAAGACTTGCGTAATAAAATCTATGAtatctttatgtcactgtgagacagacttttctaacaggaaactgaagtttgtaaaccactcactctcccacaccaaacctcaaagagaaaatcagtgattttagctggcagggacataggagctgctggtctactgctgcctcgtgtggtcactttgtgtcactgagttaagtctaaatgaaatatgtcaaaagccgaattcattaaaataagacatttgaacttagtgatggaggcagcagtggctcaacaactcctgtgtctctgtgataaTAAAAAAGTCTCTGTGAATAACTGATTAGATTGACGTAGATTTTACTAGTTAAGTGTTTAACTCAGTGGCTGAAACCggttttccattttgttttcactgagagtgaagTAGGTGATTCATTTGCTAAAATATGGcattaaaaataatactaaatGATAGTATAAGTTGTTGGCATGGATGCTAACATGAGCAGCTAGCACCAGTGACACACCACCTCCTGTGTCGCCGCAAGCTAAAATCTCTGACATAGATTTTGTTACACAagtcttaaagctgtagtatgtaatttttaaatgtgaacaagATTCAACCCAGACTCAGGTGAGTACCCTCAGTGTTGAGTtagactctctgtgtttcatggTATAGAAGTGTTTGGATCtggtgtcgcccggtgacacgGTTGGACTAGTGATGCTAGAAGTGTTCTGgcaacaaaagttacacactggagcttctGTCCTCGTGTCTCTGCTCACTGACAGTGAACTGACCTATGTTGTCCTGACAAACATCTAAAACACTTATGTTGTCACTATGTGGGCGTGCACTTTCATCATTGTGATTTATCCCCGCCCCCaggtccctcctcctcctccagtcccaGCCTGCTGACTAAGAGTCTACCTCTGGAGCCGTCCTGTTCACCGTGCGGTCACCAGGTGGCGCTGGATGCTGACACTCCACAGCAGCCGACCTCTGACCTGGGGCTCGTCTCCTCCCCCTCAGACCCCACCTCCCTGGAGAGAGGGGCTCCGGGAATGAAGCAACAGAGCTCGGCTAGTGAGCCGAGACCGTCGGATTTAACTCCACTGAGCAGGAGCAGAGCGCCCCCACCTGGACCCAAACCTCAGGGTAAAACTCTTTATTATCATTCaaacatttatgtaaatgtcaTCGAcggtgatgacatcactgactgACCTATTACCCCGTCCTCTACAGTCCCTCCGAAGCCCCCCCACCTTCAGCAGGCGACGCTGTCGCAACCACGACCCAGGGTTCCAGGgaagcccctcccccctcctccaccatGTAGACCACTCCCAGCAGATCCCAGAGGGGGGCGTGTTGCGCCCACACGCGCCGATGGCACCGCGTCCCCCACATGTGTCCTGTCACTCATCGAGAAGTTTGAACGGTGAGTTCTGATTGGTCCAAGGTCGCGTGATGATGTTATAgtttctgttttaatttgtgtgtgtgtgtctctgcatgcAGGGAGCAGATCATCGTAGTTCCTGACATCACTGGGGGGGCGTTATGTCCCCGCCTCCCTGACCCGCCCTCCCCTTGTCCCTCTTCACCACCGTCCACCCTCGCTCCTCCCTTACCTGACGAGGCGCTTCCCTCTCCGGTCAAAGGtcgtgatgacatcacagcggGGGATGAGCAGGGTGACCCACAGgctgatgacgatgatgatcatcatgatgatgatgatgatgatgatgatgaagatgaagagctGACAGCAGCTTGTCTCGATGACGTCCATCAGAAGCGTTTGTCCATGGAGTCGGGCTGCAGTGCCTCAGAGAAGCTCCTGGAAGAGAAGGTGGTTGCCGTGGAGATGAgggagcaacaacaacaacagcagccacCGCTGGACCAATCAGAGCTTCCATCTGAGCTTTTGTCCCTCCCCTCCTCGCAGACGGACGGGAAGCTGGCGAATCGGGACAGTGGGATCGACAGCATCAGTTCTCCGTCACACAGCGAGGAGCTGTGCTTCGCTGGCATTGATGATGGGGGTGTGGTCTACTCTTGCAGCCCCGCCCTTCTGCCCCGTCTCTCCAGCTCATCCTCATATGCTggtgagggagagggggaggaggcggGCGTGAGGGGAgcggcgaggaggaggagggacttCTCTGAGGAGGGTGACAgtgacctggaggaggaggaggcggagcttacGCTAGTGCTGcctccacccacaacaacagaaagaCAGGATTCTGCTGAGGTGAGAAAGGTCAGTGAGGGGTGGAGCCTCACAGGGAGGGTGTGGTCACCTAATCTTTGTCGTGTCTTTGTGCAGATGTCCGTCCAGCAACGGGTTTTCAACATCGCCAACGAGCTGTTGCACACTGAGACCGCCTACGTCTCTAAGCTCCACCTTCTGGACCAGGTGAGTCACCTGACCTGGACCCTGACTGCATGACTGTGTCCCTGTCAGGTTGTAAAGCTGCTCTT includes:
- the LOC122777184 gene encoding uncharacterized protein LOC122777184 isoform X1, producing the protein MAVRAAAMLLLLLLLGRTASIGTGFGSDTDSERGRMQLQRVQSLTAHSRYGECWARALEHLDTRCKDMTSESQGRIALGFTYCHLSSSGRDFPSCSEGSEVSRCTRVMDAVAFNTYTEFFTHTHAICHFLQSETWQNRAETTMYRLTESSAGVAEQLQSTRQMAEELIEAQSAALQAQQEILTNGEELRLTLRDSTEGLRTVFSELSSSSREQQVVLSELFNRVSFLHSFLLMESHSVSSCCYNAAALCAAFLLTATQRSSRAR
- the LOC122777184 gene encoding uncharacterized protein LOC122777184 isoform X2; this translates as MAVRAAAMLLLLLLLGRTASIGTGFGSDTDSERGRMQLQRVQSLTAHSRYGECWARALEHLDTRCKDMTSESQGRIALGFTYCHLSSSGRDFPSCSEGSEVSRCTRVMDAVAFNTYTEFFTHTHAICHFLQSETWQNRAETTMYRLTESSAGVAEQLQSTRQMAEELIEAQSAALQAQQEILTNGEELRLTLRDSTEVSC